The DNA window TGTATTCATTTTTTTTAATAGCAGCTACCACAAATAGACTGACCATTGGATAACATAATGATGACAGGTTATCGCATAGGGCGCCTTTAATGAGGCTAGATAGAATGATGTTTATGCTGTCAGGAAAGATTTTGGAGAGAGAATTAAAATAGATGAGAAGTCAAGTTTGTTTTAAGAAAAAATATCCTGCTACTGGAACTTAGCAGGATATTTTATTATCGATTATAAACCATATACCGGAATCATACGAGAGCTAGATTGAGTATATTAATATTCACTTTCAATTGAGTCCAAGATTATTATCTTTTGGGAGAATAAGATGCATCTAAAATTTCCTGAATTTCAGATTCTTTATATAAGGTCTTACCGCCAAAGTTAATATAAGACAATATCCCGTTTTTACGATAATCTGATAATGTGCGCCGATTCACTCTCAAATATTTTGACAATTCTTCATCGGTCATATAGCGATCACCATTCAATCCGAGTTTACAATCTTTAGAAAGAGTCCTGAGTTGATCCATTATGCGATCGATAGAGTTGAAAAAGTATGAAACTCTGGCATCGTTTTCGGTTATTTTTTTCATCGTTTATTATATTTATTCTTTACTTTAACTACTGTTTTTAGAAATACTTCTA is part of the Dysgonomonas mossii genome and encodes:
- a CDS encoding helix-turn-helix domain-containing protein, which translates into the protein MKKITENDARVSYFFNSIDRIMDQLRTLSKDCKLGLNGDRYMTDEELSKYLRVNRRTLSDYRKNGILSYINFGGKTLYKESEIQEILDASYSPKR